A single window of Taeniopygia guttata chromosome 1, bTaeGut7.mat, whole genome shotgun sequence DNA harbors:
- the LOC115497877 gene encoding nectin-2-like isoform X2, with protein sequence MSSQVMVEEELCAWGRQPCLSKRQGWGRIVDLRRWRQSQWRRASVQVMNRKVQSVQAGGNVTFSCRAVTKEDVIQVTWQKETAGAEDNIATYSTINGQKIAKAYVSHVSFAHSELQASAISLHGVTLQDEGCYKCIFNTFPSGAVTGRMCLKVYAISDPKLETKLIPNPDKAEDSEKMVGMSCSATGKPAPKITWHLPSILQQKPREYHIKFSNQTVTVISNFTHTHSKILQEYPITCMIQHPSLNLTLVLPIDSLEQGPDSSMAPSMATAIALWFLVPLTFLLLTCLLYHCLRHLRDPERNPAWPCWVGLPFLRVLQNSPPQVLALMTWLSPATPGLPARCPSQAGIGLERDTGMSSQPDSWEGET encoded by the exons atgtcatCTCAGGTGATGGTGGAGGAGGAATTGTGCGCTTGGGGAAGGCAACCCTGTCTTTCCAAGAGACAAGGCTGGGGAAGGATCGTGGATCTGCGGAGATGGAGGCAATCTCAGTGGAGGAGAG CCTCTGTGCAGGTGATGAACAGAAAGGTCCAGTCAGTCCAGGCAGGAGGAAATGTTACTTTTTCATGCCGGGCAGTCACGAAAGAAGATGTGATACAGGTGACATGGCAGAAGGAGACGGCCGGGGCTGAAGACAACATAGCAACTTACAGTACGATAAATGGCCAAAAAATAGCCAAGGCCTATGTCAGCCACGTGAGCTTTGCCCACAGCGAGCTGCAAGCCTCAGCCATCTCCCTTCATGGAGTCACCCTCCAAGATGAAGGATGCTACAAATGCATCTTCAACACATTTCCCTCGGGCGCTGTCACCGGCAGGATGTGTCTCAAGGTTTATG CCATCTCGGACCCCAAACTGGAAACTAAGCTTATACCCAATCCAGACAAAGCTGAGGATTCTGAGAAAATGGTGGGGATGAGCTGCTCAGCAACAGGGAAACCAGCTCCAAAAATAACCTGGCACCTAcccagcatcctgcagcagAAACCAAGGGAGTACCACATAAAGTTCAGCAACCAGACCGTGACTGTCATCAGCAATTTTACCCACACCCACTCCAAAATCCTTCAGGAGTACCCCATCACCTGCATGATCCAACACCCTTCTCTAAATTTGACCCTGGTCCTGCCCATAGACAGCCTGGAACAGG GTCCAGACAGCAGCATGGCACCATCCATGGCCACTGCCATTGCACTGTGGTTCCTGGTCCCCCtgaccttcctcctcctcacctgcctcctCTACCACTGCCTCAGGCACCTACGTGACCCAGAGAGAaacccagcctggccctgctgggtaGGTCTGCCTTTCCTCAGGGTGCTGCAAAATTCACCCCCACAGGTCTTGGCACTCATGACCTGGCTCAGCCCAGCCACACCAGGGCTGCCTGCACGCTGCCCAAGCCAGGCTGGAATTGGGCTGGAGAGGGACACAGGAATGAGCTCCCAGCCAGacagctgggaaggggaaaCCTGA
- the LOC115497877 gene encoding nectin-3-like isoform X4, whose protein sequence is MMGNVPRVRAKCLRKGKWHSVDRSLVSERTAKMMMVACLLLFSIWTTAPASVQVMNRKVQSVQAGGNVTFSCRAVTKEDVIQVTWQKETAGAEDNIATYSTINGQKIAKAYVSHVSFAHSELQASAISLHGVTLQDEGCYKCIFNTFPSGAVTGRMCLKVYAISDPKLETKLIPNPDKAEDSEKMVGMSCSATGKPAPKITWHLPSILQQKPREYHIKFSNQTVTVISNFTHTHSKILQEYPITCMIQHPSLNLTLVLPIDSLEQGPDSSMAPSMATAIALWFLVPLTFLLLTCLLYHCLRHLRDPERNPAWPCWVLPACTKAKKCRQYGAAGRWAPAVSHSLGAPLNT, encoded by the exons ATGATGGGGAATGTCCCTAGAGTAAGAGCAAAGTGTTTAAGAAAGGGGAAGTGGCACTCAGTGGATCGCTCGCTTGTCTCTGAGCGCACAGCTAAGATGATGATGGTCGCTTGCCTGCTTCTCTTCAGCATCTGGACCACTGCTCCAG CCTCTGTGCAGGTGATGAACAGAAAGGTCCAGTCAGTCCAGGCAGGAGGAAATGTTACTTTTTCATGCCGGGCAGTCACGAAAGAAGATGTGATACAGGTGACATGGCAGAAGGAGACGGCCGGGGCTGAAGACAACATAGCAACTTACAGTACGATAAATGGCCAAAAAATAGCCAAGGCCTATGTCAGCCACGTGAGCTTTGCCCACAGCGAGCTGCAAGCCTCAGCCATCTCCCTTCATGGAGTCACCCTCCAAGATGAAGGATGCTACAAATGCATCTTCAACACATTTCCCTCGGGCGCTGTCACCGGCAGGATGTGTCTCAAGGTTTATG CCATCTCGGACCCCAAACTGGAAACTAAGCTTATACCCAATCCAGACAAAGCTGAGGATTCTGAGAAAATGGTGGGGATGAGCTGCTCAGCAACAGGGAAACCAGCTCCAAAAATAACCTGGCACCTAcccagcatcctgcagcagAAACCAAGGGAGTACCACATAAAGTTCAGCAACCAGACCGTGACTGTCATCAGCAATTTTACCCACACCCACTCCAAAATCCTTCAGGAGTACCCCATCACCTGCATGATCCAACACCCTTCTCTAAATTTGACCCTGGTCCTGCCCATAGACAGCCTGGAACAGG GTCCAGACAGCAGCATGGCACCATCCATGGCCACTGCCATTGCACTGTGGTTCCTGGTCCCCCtgaccttcctcctcctcacctgcctcctCTACCACTGCCTCAGGCACCTACGTGACCCAGAGAGAaacccagcctggccctgctgg GTACTTCCTGCCTGCACCAAGGCCAAGAAGTGCAGGCAGTatggagctgcaggcaggtgGGCTCCTGCAGTGTCCCACAGCCTTGGTGCACCTCTGAACACCTGA
- the LOC115497877 gene encoding nectin-3-like isoform X1, with protein MMGNVPRVRAKCLRKGKWHSVDRSLVSERTAKMMMVACLLLFSIWTTAPASVQVMNRKVQSVQAGGNVTFSCRAVTKEDVIQVTWQKETAGAEDNIATYSTINGQKIAKAYVSHVSFAHSELQASAISLHGVTLQDEGCYKCIFNTFPSGAVTGRMCLKVYAISDPKLETKLIPNPDKAEDSEKMVGMSCSATGKPAPKITWHLPSILQQKPREYHIKFSNQTVTVISNFTHTHSKILQEYPITCMIQHPSLNLTLVLPIDSLEQGPDSSMAPSMATAIALWFLVPLTFLLLTCLLYHCLRHLRDPERNPAWPCWVGLPFLRVLQNSPPQVLALMTWLSPATPGLPARCPSQAGIGLERDTGMSSQPDSWEGET; from the exons ATGATGGGGAATGTCCCTAGAGTAAGAGCAAAGTGTTTAAGAAAGGGGAAGTGGCACTCAGTGGATCGCTCGCTTGTCTCTGAGCGCACAGCTAAGATGATGATGGTCGCTTGCCTGCTTCTCTTCAGCATCTGGACCACTGCTCCAG CCTCTGTGCAGGTGATGAACAGAAAGGTCCAGTCAGTCCAGGCAGGAGGAAATGTTACTTTTTCATGCCGGGCAGTCACGAAAGAAGATGTGATACAGGTGACATGGCAGAAGGAGACGGCCGGGGCTGAAGACAACATAGCAACTTACAGTACGATAAATGGCCAAAAAATAGCCAAGGCCTATGTCAGCCACGTGAGCTTTGCCCACAGCGAGCTGCAAGCCTCAGCCATCTCCCTTCATGGAGTCACCCTCCAAGATGAAGGATGCTACAAATGCATCTTCAACACATTTCCCTCGGGCGCTGTCACCGGCAGGATGTGTCTCAAGGTTTATG CCATCTCGGACCCCAAACTGGAAACTAAGCTTATACCCAATCCAGACAAAGCTGAGGATTCTGAGAAAATGGTGGGGATGAGCTGCTCAGCAACAGGGAAACCAGCTCCAAAAATAACCTGGCACCTAcccagcatcctgcagcagAAACCAAGGGAGTACCACATAAAGTTCAGCAACCAGACCGTGACTGTCATCAGCAATTTTACCCACACCCACTCCAAAATCCTTCAGGAGTACCCCATCACCTGCATGATCCAACACCCTTCTCTAAATTTGACCCTGGTCCTGCCCATAGACAGCCTGGAACAGG GTCCAGACAGCAGCATGGCACCATCCATGGCCACTGCCATTGCACTGTGGTTCCTGGTCCCCCtgaccttcctcctcctcacctgcctcctCTACCACTGCCTCAGGCACCTACGTGACCCAGAGAGAaacccagcctggccctgctgggtaGGTCTGCCTTTCCTCAGGGTGCTGCAAAATTCACCCCCACAGGTCTTGGCACTCATGACCTGGCTCAGCCCAGCCACACCAGGGCTGCCTGCACGCTGCCCAAGCCAGGCTGGAATTGGGCTGGAGAGGGACACAGGAATGAGCTCCCAGCCAGacagctgggaaggggaaaCCTGA
- the LOC100221949 gene encoding OX-2 membrane glycoprotein → MGTKAAKRRIVTANSDCLQVKQIFSSKMVLRALVLCLAYSGLGKPNVVPQAGHKKVRMGESVTLSCALTKPMEVLQVTWQKDSEESHDNIATYSETNGFKIQKPYEDRLNFTTLELNKTSITFWDTRMDDSGCYKCLFNIFPSGPLSGNTCLSVFGLNASVHHNISEDHLIVICNANGLPEPTITWNNLFNSTPTQKTVKHKNGIVSITSKLKIYNIQSISAQDLICRVSNTNETFELPVKIKGEEGSSLLWLVVIVVLLAVIIVLILIMLFWRKILCRRT, encoded by the exons ATGGGTACCAAAGCAGCGAAGAGGAGGATTGTTACTGCAAACTCTGATTGCCTGCAG GTGAAGCAGattttctcttccaaaatgGTTTTACGAgctctggttttgtgtttggCATATTCTGGGCTTGGAAAGCCAAATG TGGTTCCACAGGCTGGACACAAAAAAGTGAGGATGGGTGAGAGTGTGActctgagctgtgccctgaCAAAACCCATGGAGGTTCTGCAAGTGACATGGCAAAAGGACTCAGAGGAATCACATGATAATATAGCTACATACAGTGAAACAAATGGATTCAAGATTCAGAAGCCCTATGAAGACAGATTGAATTTCACAACTTTGGAGCTCAACAAGACAAGCATAACTTTTTGGGACACTAGAATGGACGATTCAGGATGTTACAAGTGTCTCTTCAATATTTTCCCTTCTGGCCCTCTCTCGGGAAATACCTGCCTGAGTGTTTTTG GTCTCAATGCATCTGTCCATCACAACATTTCTGAAGATCATTTGATAGTCATCTGTAATGCTAATGGCCTCCCAGAGCCCACCATCACCTGGAACAACCTGTTCAATTCTACTCCTACACAGAAGACAGTCAAGCACAAAAATGGGATCGTGTCCATCACCAGTAAACTGAAAATCTACAACATTCAGAGCATCAGTGCACAGGATTTGATCTGCAGAGTTAGCAACACAAATGAAACATTTGAATTGCCTGTGAAAATAAAAGGAG AAGAGGGATCGTCACTGCTTTGGTTGGTGGTTATTGTGGTGCTTTTAGCAGTCATCATAGTTCTTATTCTGATTATGCTGTTCTGGAGGAAGATCCTATGCAGGAGGACTTGA
- the LOC115497877 gene encoding nectin-3-like isoform X3, protein MVEEELCAWGRQPCLSKRQGWGRIVDLRRWRQSQWRRASVQVMNRKVQSVQAGGNVTFSCRAVTKEDVIQVTWQKETAGAEDNIATYSTINGQKIAKAYVSHVSFAHSELQASAISLHGVTLQDEGCYKCIFNTFPSGAVTGRMCLKVYAISDPKLETKLIPNPDKAEDSEKMVGMSCSATGKPAPKITWHLPSILQQKPREYHIKFSNQTVTVISNFTHTHSKILQEYPITCMIQHPSLNLTLVLPIDSLEQGPDSSMAPSMATAIALWFLVPLTFLLLTCLLYHCLRHLRDPERNPAWPCWVGLPFLRVLQNSPPQVLALMTWLSPATPGLPARCPSQAGIGLERDTGMSSQPDSWEGET, encoded by the exons ATGGTGGAGGAGGAATTGTGCGCTTGGGGAAGGCAACCCTGTCTTTCCAAGAGACAAGGCTGGGGAAGGATCGTGGATCTGCGGAGATGGAGGCAATCTCAGTGGAGGAGAG CCTCTGTGCAGGTGATGAACAGAAAGGTCCAGTCAGTCCAGGCAGGAGGAAATGTTACTTTTTCATGCCGGGCAGTCACGAAAGAAGATGTGATACAGGTGACATGGCAGAAGGAGACGGCCGGGGCTGAAGACAACATAGCAACTTACAGTACGATAAATGGCCAAAAAATAGCCAAGGCCTATGTCAGCCACGTGAGCTTTGCCCACAGCGAGCTGCAAGCCTCAGCCATCTCCCTTCATGGAGTCACCCTCCAAGATGAAGGATGCTACAAATGCATCTTCAACACATTTCCCTCGGGCGCTGTCACCGGCAGGATGTGTCTCAAGGTTTATG CCATCTCGGACCCCAAACTGGAAACTAAGCTTATACCCAATCCAGACAAAGCTGAGGATTCTGAGAAAATGGTGGGGATGAGCTGCTCAGCAACAGGGAAACCAGCTCCAAAAATAACCTGGCACCTAcccagcatcctgcagcagAAACCAAGGGAGTACCACATAAAGTTCAGCAACCAGACCGTGACTGTCATCAGCAATTTTACCCACACCCACTCCAAAATCCTTCAGGAGTACCCCATCACCTGCATGATCCAACACCCTTCTCTAAATTTGACCCTGGTCCTGCCCATAGACAGCCTGGAACAGG GTCCAGACAGCAGCATGGCACCATCCATGGCCACTGCCATTGCACTGTGGTTCCTGGTCCCCCtgaccttcctcctcctcacctgcctcctCTACCACTGCCTCAGGCACCTACGTGACCCAGAGAGAaacccagcctggccctgctgggtaGGTCTGCCTTTCCTCAGGGTGCTGCAAAATTCACCCCCACAGGTCTTGGCACTCATGACCTGGCTCAGCCCAGCCACACCAGGGCTGCCTGCACGCTGCCCAAGCCAGGCTGGAATTGGGCTGGAGAGGGACACAGGAATGAGCTCCCAGCCAGacagctgggaaggggaaaCCTGA